A genome region from Prionailurus bengalensis isolate Pbe53 chromosome B4, Fcat_Pben_1.1_paternal_pri, whole genome shotgun sequence includes the following:
- the WASHC3 gene encoding WASH complex subunit 3 isoform X4 yields MDEDGLPLMGSGIDLTKVPAIQQKRTVAFLNQFVVHTVQFLNRFSTVCEEKLADLSLRIQQIETTLNILDAKLSSIPGLDDVAFEVSTVSATGITNESHSETTAEKSQQNSLQDSGPQESEVTPENILTVAKDPRYARYLKMVQVGVPVMAIRNKMISEGLDPDLLEHEQPNRTSWQL; encoded by the exons ATGGATGAGGACGGGCTTCCTCTCATGGGGTCAGGCATAGACCTGACGAAG GTGCCAGCTATTCAACAGAAAAGAACGGTGGCATTTCTAAACCAATTTGTGGTGCACACTGTACAGTTCCTCAACCGCTTTTCTACAGTTTGTGAGGAG aaacTGGCAGACCTTTCTCTTCGTATCCAGCAAATTGAAACAACTCTAAATATTTTAGATGCAAAG ttgtCATCAATCCCAGGCCTAGATGATGTTGCATTTGAAGTTTCTACTGTAAGCGCCACTGGTATCACAAATGAATCACATTCTGAAACCACTGCAGAGAAATCACAG CAGAACAGTTTACAAGACTCTGGACCACAGGAAAGTGAAGTAACACCAGAAAATATCTTAACTGTAGCCAAGGACCCAAGATATGCCAGATATCTCAAAATGGTTCAAGTG GGTGTTCCAGTGATGgcaataagaaacaaaatgatatcGGAAGGACTAGACCCAGATCTTCTTGA
- the WASHC3 gene encoding WASH complex subunit 3 isoform X3, whose protein sequence is MDEDGLPLMGSGIDLTKVPAIQQKRTVAFLNQFVVHTVQFLNRFSTVCEEKLADLSLRIQQIETTLNILDAKLSSIPGLDDVAFEVSTVSATGITNESHSETTAEKSQQNSLQDSGPQESEVTPENILTVAKDPRYARYLKMVQVGVPVMAIRNKMISEGLDPDLLEGRFLMIGQAWIM, encoded by the exons ATGGATGAGGACGGGCTTCCTCTCATGGGGTCAGGCATAGACCTGACGAAG GTGCCAGCTATTCAACAGAAAAGAACGGTGGCATTTCTAAACCAATTTGTGGTGCACACTGTACAGTTCCTCAACCGCTTTTCTACAGTTTGTGAGGAG aaacTGGCAGACCTTTCTCTTCGTATCCAGCAAATTGAAACAACTCTAAATATTTTAGATGCAAAG ttgtCATCAATCCCAGGCCTAGATGATGTTGCATTTGAAGTTTCTACTGTAAGCGCCACTGGTATCACAAATGAATCACATTCTGAAACCACTGCAGAGAAATCACAG CAGAACAGTTTACAAGACTCTGGACCACAGGAAAGTGAAGTAACACCAGAAAATATCTTAACTGTAGCCAAGGACCCAAGATATGCCAGATATCTCAAAATGGTTCAAGTG GGTGTTCCAGTGATGgcaataagaaacaaaatgatatcGGAAGGACTAGACCCAGATCTTCTTGA